The Elaeis guineensis isolate ETL-2024a chromosome 14, EG11, whole genome shotgun sequence genome has a segment encoding these proteins:
- the LOC105057308 gene encoding gibberellin 2-beta-dioxygenase 2, which yields MVVASFSPVHGDRFRSLAIPVIDLSCDRALASELIVRACEEFGFFKVISHGVPVDIVSRMEAAALEFFSLPVVEKQRAGPPNPIGYGSKTIGLNGDSGEVEYLLLHTNPSSVSQQAGVISRKNPTEFSCVVNEYMETVQEVACKILELLAEGLGLRDSGVFSRLIRDTENDSLLRLNHYPPWHNKEDMRSDRIGFGEHSDPQIITLLRSNDVEGLQILSPSSLDGAVWVPVPPDPNAFHIMVGDLLQVMTNGRLASVRHRAIVDSYSPRLSMGYFGAPPLHEWISPLPEMTTPQMPRCYKSFTWAEYKKAMYSLRLGHNRLDLFRADEMEEHPGLVK from the exons ATGGTGGTGGCTTCTTTTAGCCCCGTGCATGGTGATCGCTTCAGGTCACTCGCCATCCCGGTCATCGACCTCTCCTGCGATCGAGCCCTCGCATCGGAGCTCATCGTGAGGGCTTGCGAGGAGTTTGGTTTCTTTAAAGTGATCAGCCATGGAGTGCCCGTCGACATCGTCTCACGGATGGAGGCCGCTGCATTAGAATTCTTCTCACTGCCGGTTGTCGAGAAGCAACGAGCTGGTCCtccaaatcctattggatatggaagCAAGACCATTGGACTGAATGGAGACTCCGGGGAGGTGGAGTACCTCCTCCTCCACACCAACCCCTCCTCCGTCTCCCAACAAGCTGGTGTGATATCAAGGAAGAATCCAACTGAGTTCAG CTGTGTGGTGAATGAGTACATGGAGACTGTGCAAGAGGTGGCATGTAAGATACTGGAGCTACTGGCAGAAGGGCTGGGGCTCAGAGACAGTGGGGTGTTCAGCAGGTTGATAAGAGACACAGAGAATGACTCATTGCTAAGGCTGAATCACTACCCTCCATGGCATAACAAGGAGGACATGAGGAGTGATAGGATCGGATTCGGCGAGCACTCAGACCCTCAGATCATCACCCTCCTTCGATCCAACGATGTGGAAGGACTCCAGATACTGTCTCCCTCATCCTTGGATGGTGCAGTTTGGGTCCCAGTACCACCGGATCCGAATGCGTTCCATATCATGGTCGGCGATCTGCTTCAG GTTATGACAAATGGGAGACTAGCTAGTGTGAGACACAGGGCCATTGTTGACTCCTACAGCCCAAGGCTCTCAATGGGTTACTTTGGTGCACCTCCCCTCCATGAATGGATTTCCCCTCTCCCAGAGATGACCACACCCCAAATGCCTCGCTGCTACAAATCCTTTACTTGGGCTGAGTACAAGAAAGCCATGTATTCACTCAGGCTTGGACACAATCGCCTTGATCTCTTCCGTGCAGATGAAATGGAAGAACATCCTGGGCTAGTAAAATAA